A genomic region of Ornithorhynchus anatinus isolate Pmale09 chromosome 7, mOrnAna1.pri.v4, whole genome shotgun sequence contains the following coding sequences:
- the FAM110B gene encoding protein FAM110B — MPTETLPTGSMVKPVGPAVVPFTSAVPLRILNKGPDYFRRQAEPNPKRLSAVERLEADKAKYVKSQEVINAKQEPVKPAVLAKPPVCPAAKRALGSPTLKALNNHAKTESGVQRENLKLEILKNIINSSEGSSSASGHKHGSRNWAPHRADSSELNRHSFAESLKASPDQGRSSPQEGGLRAGRRLLDKSAESFLHVSHSSSDIRRVTSVKPSKAPACSSSAPPLPPKPKVATVATLKSPEMDAGEAGCGVGRRPSLQRSKSDLSDRYFRVDADVERFFNYCGVDPEELENLGMENFARANSDIISLNFRSASMISSDCEQSQDSNSDLRNDDSANDRVPYGISAIERNARIIKWLYSIKQARESQKVSHV, encoded by the coding sequence ATGCCTACAGAAACACTACCGACAGGTAGCATGGTGAAACCCGTCGGGCCGGCGGTCGTCCCCTTCACCTCCGCCGTCCCCCTGCGCATCCTGAACAAAGGACCGGACTATTTCCGCCGGCAAGCGGAGCCCAATCCCAAAAGACTCAGCGccgtggagaggctggaggccgacAAGGCGAAATACGTCAAGAGCCAGGAGGTCATCAACGCCAAGCAGGAGCCCGTGAAGCCGGCCGTGCTGGCGAAGCCGCCCGTGTGCCCCGCCGCCAAGCGGGCGCTGGGCAGCCCCACCCTGAAAGCGTTGAACAACCACGCCAAGACCGAGAGCGGAGTGCAGCGGGAGAACCTGAAGTTGGAGATCCTGAAGAACATCATCAACAGCTCGGAGGGATCCAGCTCGGCTTCCGGCCACAAGCACGGCTCCCGGAACTGGGCCCCGCACCGGGCGGACTCCTCGGAGCTCAACCGGCACTCGTTCGCCGAATCGCTCAAGGCCTCCCCGGACCAGGGCCGGAGCAGCCCGCAGGAGGGTGGTCTCCGCGCCGGCCGGAGGCTGCTCGACAAGTCGGCCGAGTCCTTCCTGCACGTCTCCCACAGCTCGTCGGACATTCGCAGAGTGACCAGCGTCAAGCCCTCGAAGGCGCCGGCCTGCAGCAGCTCCGCCCCGCCCCTGCCGCCCAAGCCCAAGGTGGCCACCGTGGCCACCCTCAAGTCCCCGGAGATGGACGCGGGGGAGGCCGGCTGCGGGGTCGGCCGGCGGCCCTCCCTGCAGAGGTCCAAATCGGACTTGAGCGACAGGTACTTCCGCGTCGACGCCGACGTGGAGCGGTTCTTTAACTACTGCGGGGTGGATCCCGAAGAGCTGGAAAACCTCGGCATGGAGAATTTCGCAAGGGCTAACTCCGACATCATCTCGCTCAACTTTCGCAGCGCAAGCATGATCAGCTCAGACTGTGAACAGTCTCAGGACAGCAACAGTGACCTTAGAAATGACGACAGTGCCAATGACCGGGTGCCCTACGGCATTTCTGCCATTGAGAGAAATGCCCGAATCATCAAGTGGTTGTATAGCATCAAGCAAGCTAGAGAGTCGCAAAAAGTGTCCCatgtgtga